In Candidatus Nitrosotenuis uzonensis, the sequence TTTATCTGCACTATTGGCGATGAGGCAAGTACTGCAGTTGGCGGACTAACCGTTATTGGCCCCGAGGTGACATTAATCATTTTGGTGTTTCCAACATTTGTCACATAAAGTAATGCAGTCGCGTTCTCGCCAAGCCTTACATCTGGCGGATTGAGTATCAGTTTTGCCTTCAAGCTGTTAGAACCGCCCACACTGAGACGCTCTGCCGTTTTTATCGTTCCAAGAGAGGATACCAGTTTGACATCGTATTCACCCGGATTAAGGAATATCTGCTGATTTTCCGCTACATCGCCACCATATCCAGGCGCAAGTACCGAGTCCGCATAGTTGAGATCATACTTTACAGCCTGAGATGTTCCTGTCTTATTAACGAGCCACAACGTGTCAATTACAAGCGAATTTGAGCCCTGATTCTGCACATACACGACAATCTTGTTGTTTGCACCTACTGACGCTACGGCGTAGAACTTTTCCTGAATTTTCTTTATTTCAGCATCAGCTATTGTTTGCTGTGCCGATATCATATCTGACTGCGCCTCTATTACAAGATACGATACTGACATACCTGCAGTCATCAATACCATAAAGAAGACAGAACCGATTACAGTGGAGATTGCGCGCCTTTTCACTTTGCATCACCGCTCATAACCACAAACTCTGTTGCACGAATGCTTCCAAAGTCAACTAACACTTGTAGTGGTCTTGCAAGTTGTATGTCTGGCGTGATGTCTTTTGAAAGCTTTGCAACCAGTATTACTTCCTCATCAGGAAATATCTCGTTGCTGGATTTTTGCAGCCATGACGATGTGACAATGCTAAACTTGCCATTTTGCGGATATTTGCCGGAAGAATCATCGGAGCTTGCATCAAGATGCACGCCCCATGTCTGCTCATCCCATACGTGTGTCATTCCGGATATCCGGATGCTTTTTATGTAAAACGAATTCGTGCTCACATTTTTTATCTGGACTGCAATGAATTCTGTCCCGCCGTTCTGTGGTATACTATCAGCTAAGGCAGAACACGATTGTGTGCAGAGTTTTTTATCAAAACGGTTCTCAAGTGTCTGTACATCAAGTAACCCTGTAGAGTCACGCGTATCATATCCAATCAGCTTGACAGCATAGGTAGGCGATACTGGTGATGCAGTATTTGCCCCCATGCTCCCAAATCCGCTTCCCTGCATCAGATTTGCAAGAAATAGCGAGCCTGCTGCAGTTATGCCAAGTAGCATAAGTGTGGCTATTACTTCAGATATGCCACGTCTTGTCCTCATCATCATGTGTTAAACGGCCTCGCCATAATCTCAAAAAAATTACCCTTTGATGTGAGAACTGAAATTTTGTATTCAGAGTTCAGGTAGTTAGGATCATCCCATTTTTGTGAGAATTGCAGATCTGCCTCAGTTATGATATTTGTGCCTGTCTTTGGCTGTGCCCTAACTGCAATTGACTTTTCGTTGACAAGTATTTCCTGCGTATCCATCTTTACCATCAATATCTTTACGATCATACTTTCCACACTTCCGACATTTCGTATAGATAATGTGACTTGGTTACTATTTGGATCAAACATTATGTTTTCAAATACAAGCGATTCCCGGCCACCTTCATTCTGATATGTAATTCCGCTGGCAAGCCTGTTTGTTATCTCACCTGTCTCATTGAGTCCCTTTGTGAGCACCACTGTGCCCACTGGAACCACCAATGCGAGCATGAACAGACTACCAACTATCTGGTTTACTCCGCGCCTGTCTTTGGCAGATCTTGATAGAATCATCTTGCCGCCGTCACACCAAGATTCATTTTCTGTGATACGATTTTTTTTATCTCGGAGAGGATCTCCTGTACGTTCTGTGACGCAATTACAGTGGCATTGTATTTTGATGCCACAGATTTTGTCTTCTCACTTATAGCTGGATACCCTGCCAGAATAGCCGTATTTGGCATCGTATCAAGAACTTGAACTATTCTAGAGTCAACCGAATTTGATTCCGAATTGTTTATCAGAATGAAAACCGACTGACCTTTCTTGTTCGTCGCATAAACGTCAATTATGTGATCGTTTCCACTCTTCCCCTTAACAAGATAGTTCTCCTCCACTGCAAGCTCGAATTCCGAGAGTGTCTTTACGACATCATTTTTTAATTTCAAATAATCAAACTGGAATCGTTCTGAGCTTGCAACCGAATAACCATATATTGTAACAGTCATTGCCTCAGATATTGAAAAATCATGATCATACTCTTTGCAATACAGTCTTATTGTTGCATCATCAAACTTTTCCCCACAATCACTGCAAAAATACCATGCGGCAGGAACACGCATCTCTTTTTGTGGATTTTTAACCACTTTATCACATGAGGGACATTTTAGTTGACTGTTATCTTCTGAGAATCTGGACTTTTCTGCAAGATAACCGCAGCTTTTGTGCTCAAATAGGTGCAGCCTTTGAACGCAGATAGAATCGCACTTTGGGCAGAACATACGCACGTTTACCAGAAATGAGGACTTGTGGTGCGGACATACAAGAAACTGGTTGTGCACAAACCTTTCCAGAAGAGGTGGCTCTGTGCTTGCCAGCATATCCATAAAGCCTGTCTCATTAACTGCCTCGCCTGCCTCCTTTAATGCAAGATAGAGATAACGGCCTTCCTCATAGTTGATATCAGGCAGTATTATCCCGTTGTAGTTTTCCTTTGCCTTCGACAGAAACTTTGAGATTC encodes:
- a CDS encoding archaellin/type IV pilin N-terminal domain-containing protein yields the protein MRTRRGISEVIATLMLLGITAAGSLFLANLMQGSGFGSMGANTASPVSPTYAVKLIGYDTRDSTGLLDVQTLENRFDKKLCTQSCSALADSIPQNGGTEFIAVQIKNVSTNSFYIKSIRISGMTHVWDEQTWGVHLDASSDDSSGKYPQNGKFSIVTSSWLQKSSNEIFPDEEVILVAKLSKDITPDIQLARPLQVLVDFGSIRATEFVVMSGDAK